The following proteins are encoded in a genomic region of Romeriopsis navalis LEGE 11480:
- a CDS encoding DUF790 family protein, protein MLPTDLLMHRWSGDTVVPKRLAIDDTNLAIAQNLIELFQAHQGKSRGELNQQLQELEGEDTDYRLKRGLAHLLSNSFSEFETVSPLEPPMLRDRVFALSAQSIPSNAQTTVTLEKVAANLTQELGHEVLAEQVRKGLYADLKENQLLTQFETPTSEALLHRYNLSQVQGVFYRASQVCINAHRNDPGEYKLLFRYMKLFQLMTYIEGDADTGFTLTIDGPTSLFNASTRYGLAMAKLLPALLHVTKWDLESELQIKDSYSGDRRKGKFTIDAECGLVTHYPPGKPYDSMLEQSFVEKWNKAKTEWKLEREVDLVPIPGSVMIPDFRVVHPDGRTLLLEIVGYWRPEYLKKKFAQVMKSDRDDIILAVSERLNLAKAGVDFNKTPAQVIWFKDKLLPKQVLDLLEP, encoded by the coding sequence ATGCTCCCAACTGATTTACTAATGCATCGCTGGAGTGGCGACACTGTTGTTCCAAAACGTTTGGCGATCGATGACACGAATTTGGCGATCGCCCAAAACCTAATTGAGCTATTTCAAGCCCATCAGGGCAAATCACGGGGGGAACTCAACCAGCAATTGCAGGAACTCGAAGGGGAAGACACGGATTACCGCTTGAAGCGAGGACTCGCCCATTTATTGAGTAATTCCTTTAGTGAGTTTGAAACAGTCAGTCCGCTAGAGCCGCCAATGCTACGCGATCGGGTCTTTGCACTCTCGGCTCAAAGTATTCCGAGCAATGCCCAAACCACAGTCACCCTGGAAAAAGTCGCCGCGAATCTGACCCAAGAACTCGGCCATGAAGTGTTGGCGGAGCAAGTCCGGAAGGGACTCTACGCTGACCTCAAGGAAAATCAACTGCTAACGCAATTCGAGACGCCAACGTCAGAGGCCCTGCTGCATCGCTATAACTTGTCGCAAGTGCAGGGGGTGTTTTACCGGGCCAGCCAAGTTTGTATTAATGCCCACCGCAATGATCCAGGGGAATATAAGCTGCTGTTTCGCTATATGAAATTGTTTCAGCTGATGACTTATATCGAGGGGGATGCGGATACGGGCTTTACGCTGACGATCGATGGCCCTACAAGTTTATTTAACGCTTCAACCCGCTACGGTTTGGCCATGGCAAAATTGCTCCCGGCTTTGCTACATGTGACCAAGTGGGATTTAGAGAGTGAGTTACAGATTAAGGATAGTTATAGCGGCGATCGCCGAAAGGGCAAGTTTACGATCGATGCCGAATGTGGCTTGGTCACACACTACCCACCGGGGAAACCCTACGACAGTATGTTGGAGCAGAGTTTTGTCGAGAAGTGGAATAAGGCGAAAACGGAGTGGAAGCTGGAGCGGGAAGTGGATCTGGTGCCGATTCCCGGTAGCGTAATGATTCCGGATTTCCGGGTAGTGCATCCCGATGGGCGAACATTGCTGCTGGAAATCGTCGGTTATTGGCGACCCGAGTATCTCAAGAAAAAATTTGCCCAGGTGATGAAATCCGATCGTGATGACATTATTTTGGCGGTTTCTGAGCGCTTGAATCTCGCTAAAGCGGGGGTTGATTTTAACAAGACTCCAGCCCAGGTGATTTGGTTCAAGGACAAGCTGCTGCCCAAGCAAGTATTGGACCTTTTGGAACCCTAA
- a CDS encoding ATP-binding protein has protein sequence MSLSKLSPKLSKRVSTAIMNALSSGVVPRVGLDHIAVGRDQELKLLKSDLENIAAGGATFRFVIGRYGAGKSFMLQLLRNTALNQGFVVADADITPERRLVGSGGSGLATYRELIHHLSTKSRPGGGALSVILERWIAGIQNQVAKESGKRPTDEGFDDLVEDKIREVTQDVADLVNGFEFASVIIAYWSGYRNDDPTKKESALRWLRGEFATRTEARAALGVRVIIDDDTWYDYIKLMAKFVADIGYNGLIIMLDEAIHLAKIPASVTRQNNYDKLLAIFNDSMQGHVAHLGTLIGGTPQFLEDPRRGLFTDPAWQRRTSQSRLLAQSGIKDEIAPVIRLEPLDQKDLAKLLKRLSDVHQTHYSYQSKLSTQDFKNVLRVIGDRMGAEAFLTPGEIVRDFIGVLNVLHQNPKISITELLKLDPPKPSHSGKKGKVDVNSDFAEFSI, from the coding sequence ATGTCACTATCTAAATTGTCCCCTAAGCTATCGAAACGAGTTTCGACAGCGATTATGAATGCCCTTAGTTCCGGGGTTGTTCCTCGGGTTGGGTTAGATCACATTGCCGTCGGGCGTGATCAAGAACTGAAGCTGCTCAAAAGCGATTTAGAGAATATCGCGGCGGGGGGAGCAACATTTCGATTTGTGATTGGTCGCTATGGAGCCGGGAAGAGCTTCATGCTGCAACTGCTACGTAACACAGCCCTGAACCAAGGCTTTGTGGTCGCAGATGCCGATATTACGCCAGAACGACGCTTGGTTGGTAGCGGTGGATCAGGCCTCGCGACATATCGCGAATTAATTCATCACTTATCGACAAAAAGTCGCCCCGGTGGCGGCGCGCTCAGTGTCATTTTGGAGCGTTGGATTGCAGGAATCCAAAATCAAGTTGCCAAGGAATCTGGCAAGCGTCCTACCGATGAAGGATTTGATGATTTAGTCGAGGATAAAATTCGAGAAGTGACCCAAGATGTTGCGGATCTGGTCAACGGCTTTGAATTTGCCTCTGTCATCATTGCTTACTGGTCGGGCTATCGCAACGATGATCCAACGAAAAAAGAATCGGCATTGCGCTGGCTGCGGGGTGAATTTGCAACTCGGACTGAAGCCCGCGCCGCGCTTGGAGTGCGGGTAATCATCGATGATGATACTTGGTATGACTACATCAAGCTCATGGCCAAATTTGTTGCCGACATTGGCTATAACGGCTTGATCATTATGTTGGATGAAGCAATTCACTTAGCCAAGATTCCGGCCTCGGTCACACGCCAAAATAATTACGATAAGCTGTTGGCAATTTTTAATGATTCCATGCAGGGACATGTAGCCCATCTCGGTACGCTAATTGGCGGTACCCCGCAGTTTTTGGAAGACCCACGGCGAGGACTATTTACTGATCCGGCATGGCAGCGGCGAACGAGTCAGAGTCGCTTATTGGCACAGTCCGGTATCAAAGATGAAATTGCGCCGGTCATTCGGCTCGAACCGCTGGATCAAAAGGATCTCGCCAAGTTGCTCAAACGACTATCAGATGTACATCAAACGCATTACAGTTACCAATCGAAACTCAGTACACAGGATTTTAAGAATGTGTTGCGGGTGATTGGCGATCGGATGGGCGCAGAAGCATTCCTGACACCGGGCGAAATTGTTCGTGATTTCATTGGCGTTTTAAACGTTCTCCACCAAAACCCGAAGATTTCGATCACTGAATTATTAAAACTTGATCCGCCTAAACCCTCACATTCAGGCAAGAAGGGCAAGGTTGATGTCAATTCTGATTTTGCCGAGTTTAGTATTTAA